A window of the Vigna angularis cultivar LongXiaoDou No.4 chromosome 3, ASM1680809v1, whole genome shotgun sequence genome harbors these coding sequences:
- the LOC108326055 gene encoding protein NRT1/ PTR FAMILY 5.2 — translation MTMEEGTVVNQDYTQDGTVNIKGKPILRSNSGGWKACSFVVVYEVFERMAYYGISSNLVVYLTKKLHQGTVSSSNNVTNWVGTIWMTPILGAYVADAFLGRYWTFTIASTIYLSGMSLLTLAVSLPSLKPPACFEKDVTKCAKASTLQLAVFYGALYTLAVGTGGTKPNISTIGADQFDDFHPKEKLHKLSFFNWWMFSIFFGTLFANSVLVYIQDNVGWTLGYALPTLGLLVSIMIFLAGTPFYRHKVPAGSTFTRMARVIVAALRKWEVPVPSNSKELYELDKEDYAKKVNYRIDHTPTLKFLDKACVKTDSNTSPWMLCTVTQVEETKQMLRMIPILVATFVPSTMMAQINTLFVKQGTTLDRHIGSFKIPPASLAAFVTVSLLVCVVLYDRFFVKIMQRFTKNPRGITLLQRMGIGLVIHTLIMIIASGTESYRLKVAREHGVVESGAQVPLSIFILLPQFILMGTADAFLEVAKIEFFYDQAPEHMKSIGTSYSTTTLGIGNFISSFLLSTVSHVTQRNGHKGWILNNLNESHLDYYYAFFAVLNFLNLIFFAFVTRFYVYRVEVSDSIDVLAKELKEKTVSNVVNPRD, via the exons TGTATGAGGTATTCGAAAGGATGGCGTACTATGGAATATCATCAAATTTGGTCGTGTATCTTACAAAAAAGCTTCATCAAGGGACAGTATCATCTTCAAACAATGTCACCAACTGGGTTGGCACCATTTGGATGACACCAATTTTAGGTGCCTATGTTGCTGACGCTTTCCTCGGCCGCTATTGGACTTTTACCATAGCCTCTACCATTTATCTCTCG GGTATGTCTCTGCTTACACTGGCAGTGTCCCTTCCGAGCCTAAAGCCACCTGCATGCTTCGAAAAGGATGTGACAAAATGCGCGAAAGCCTCCACACTACAGCTAGCAGTGTTCTATGGTGCACTTTACACTCTAGCAGTGGGAACTGGAGGAACCAAGCCCAACATCTCCACCATAGGAGCTGATCAGTTTGATGATTTTCACCCTAAAGAGAAGTTGCATAAGCTCTCTTTCTTCAATTGGTGGATGTTCAGCATCTTCTTTGGGACCCTCTTTGCAAACAGCGTTCTGGTGTATATCCAAGATAATGTGGGCTGGACTCTTGGGTATGCTCTTCCAACACTTGGCCTTTTAGTATCAATCATGATATTCCTGGCAGGCACACCCTTCTACAGGCACAAAGTGCCTGCTGGTAGTACCTTCACTAGAATGGCTAGGGTCATTGTGGCTGCTTTGAGGAAATGGGAAGTGCCTGTCCCTAGTAACTCTAAAGAACTATATGAACTTGACAAGGAAGACTATGCAAAGAAAGTGAACTACAGAATTGATCACACTCCAACACTCAA GTTCCTTGATAAGGCCTGCGTTAAAACAGATTCAAACACTAGTCCATGGATGCTTTGCACAGTTACACAAGTGGAGGAGACAAAACAAATGCTAAGGATGATTCCTATCTTGGTTGCTACTTTTGTTCCTAGTACAATGATGGCTCAGATAAATACCCTTTTTGTGAAGCAAGGAACTACTCTTGACAGACATATCGGAAGCTTCAAAATTCCCCCTGCTAGTTTGGCTGCATTTGTTACTGTGTCCTTGCTTGTGTGTGTTGTGCTCTATGATCGTTTCTTTGTGAAGATCATGCAAAGGTTTACCAAGAACCCCAGAGGCATTACCCTTCTTCAGAGGATGGGAATTGGCCTTGTAATCCACACACTGATCATGATCATTGCATCTGGGACAGAAAGCTATAGACTAAAGGTTGCAAGAGAACATGGAGTAGTTGAAAGTGGAGCACAGGTTCCTTTGAGCATATTCATTTTGCTTCCTCAGTTTATACTGATGGGAACTGCCGATGCCTTCTTAGAGGTTGCCAAAATCGAGTTTTTCTATGATCAAGCCCCAGAACACATGAAGAGCATCGGAACTTCGTATTCCACAACTACCTTGGGCATTGGTAACTTCATCAGTTCCTTTCTTCTCTCAACAGTGTCACATGTCACCCAGAGAAATGGTCACAAGGGGTGGATTTTGAACAACCTGAACGAGTCTCATCTTGACTACTACTATGCATTTTTCGCAGTACTAAACTTCCTCAACCTCATCTTCTTCGCGTTTGTTACAAGGTTCTATGTATATAGGGTTGAAGTTTCAGATTCCATTGACGTGCTTGCCAAAGAACTGAAGGAAAAGACCGTGTCCAACGTTGTGAATCCCAGAGACTAG